From Thermoflavifilum aggregans, a single genomic window includes:
- the amaB gene encoding L-piperidine-6-carboxylate dehydrogenase, with product MKQNLDFLKALHIQESQSGVSTGRNWLTSESQSVASYSPVDGQCIGWFTPAAQAQYEQVIQQAVAAFQQWRLVPPPVRGEFVRRVGEKLREYKQMLGQLVSYEMGKSLQEGWGEVQEMIDICDFAVGLSRQLYGLTMASERPSHRMFEQWHPLGPVGVITAFNFPVSVWSWNAMIAWVCGDVVVWKPSEKTTLCAIACQRLIAEVMEEMELPEGLSCLVSGFAEVGQWLAADKRIPLISATGSVRMGRAVAATVASRLGRTILELSGNNAIIISQHADLDLALRAAVFGAVGTAGQRCTTTRRLIIHRDVYDRFKQMLKHAYGQLRIGNPLDASNHVGPLIDQQAVQQYLHAIEACKQQGGKFLVEGGVLEGPGYESGCYVKPCIAEVTPDMPIVQEETFAPILYIMPYQNLDEAIAIHNAVPQGLSSAIMTLNLRESEYFLSAAGSDCGIANVNIGTSGAEIGGAFGGEKDTGGGRESGSDAWKNYMRRQTCTINYGATLPLAQGIRFEITGS from the coding sequence ATGAAACAAAACTTAGATTTTCTGAAAGCCCTGCACATTCAGGAATCCCAGTCGGGCGTAAGTACGGGACGAAACTGGTTGACCAGTGAGTCTCAGTCCGTTGCATCCTATTCACCAGTTGATGGTCAATGCATAGGTTGGTTCACGCCGGCTGCACAGGCACAATATGAACAGGTCATACAGCAGGCGGTTGCGGCTTTTCAGCAATGGCGGCTGGTCCCTCCGCCGGTTCGGGGAGAATTTGTGCGAAGGGTGGGTGAGAAGCTCAGGGAGTATAAACAGATGTTAGGTCAGCTGGTATCGTATGAAATGGGCAAAAGCTTGCAGGAAGGCTGGGGAGAGGTGCAGGAGATGATTGACATCTGCGATTTTGCTGTGGGATTGTCCCGGCAGTTGTATGGGCTTACCATGGCTTCAGAAAGGCCGTCGCATCGCATGTTTGAACAGTGGCATCCGTTGGGTCCGGTGGGTGTGATTACAGCTTTTAATTTTCCTGTTTCGGTATGGAGCTGGAATGCCATGATTGCCTGGGTTTGCGGAGATGTAGTGGTTTGGAAGCCATCTGAAAAAACCACCTTATGCGCTATTGCTTGCCAGCGGCTGATCGCAGAGGTTATGGAAGAGATGGAGTTACCGGAAGGCTTGTCGTGCCTGGTAAGCGGATTTGCTGAAGTAGGGCAGTGGCTCGCTGCCGATAAGCGTATTCCGCTGATTTCTGCTACGGGTTCCGTAAGGATGGGTCGTGCAGTGGCAGCCACGGTGGCCAGCCGACTGGGCCGAACCATCCTGGAGCTGAGCGGTAACAATGCCATTATCATCAGCCAACATGCCGATCTGGATCTGGCTTTGCGGGCAGCCGTATTTGGTGCAGTAGGAACGGCAGGGCAGCGTTGTACAACCACGCGCAGGCTTATTATCCATCGGGATGTGTATGATCGTTTTAAACAAATGCTGAAGCATGCTTACGGACAGTTGCGCATCGGAAATCCGCTGGATGCATCCAATCATGTAGGGCCGCTGATTGATCAGCAGGCTGTGCAGCAGTATCTCCATGCCATAGAAGCCTGCAAACAGCAGGGTGGAAAATTTCTGGTAGAAGGAGGTGTGCTCGAAGGGCCGGGTTATGAATCGGGCTGCTACGTAAAGCCCTGCATTGCAGAAGTTACGCCGGATATGCCCATTGTGCAGGAAGAGACTTTTGCTCCTATTCTTTACATCATGCCCTACCAGAATCTGGATGAGGCTATTGCCATCCATAACGCTGTTCCGCAGGGACTGTCGTCGGCCATCATGACCCTGAACCTGCGGGAATCAGAATACTTTCTTTCGGCTGCAGGATCGGATTGTGGCATAGCCAACGTAAATATAGGCACTAGTGGAGCAGAGATCGGAGGAGCTTTTGGCGGAGAAAAAGATACCGGTGGCGGTCGTGAATCGGGCTCCGATGCGTGGAAAAACTATATGCGCCGGCAGACCTGCACCATCAACTATGGCGCTACATTGCCCCTGGCTCAGGGAATCAGATTTGAAATCACAGGATCATGA
- the panB gene encoding 3-methyl-2-oxobutanoate hydroxymethyltransferase, which produces MISGTVKKITTHTLRQMKAAGEKISMLTAYDYTMARLLDEAGVDVLLVGDSAANVMAGYETTLPITLDQMIYHAASVVRAAKRSLVVVDLPFGSYQEDARQALHSAVRIMKETGAHGVKLEGGEPVIEAVSRIVSAGIPVMGHLGLTPQSIYQFGTYAVRAVEEKEAERLLQDARLLEEAGCFALVLEKIPAALAGQVTAALRIPVIGIGAGRNVDGQVLVVHDMLGMNQAFKPRFLRQYANLQQIIQDAVRHYVADVKEQKFPGEHEQY; this is translated from the coding sequence ATGATTTCTGGTACAGTGAAAAAAATCACCACACATACATTAAGGCAAATGAAAGCTGCGGGCGAAAAGATTTCCATGCTCACGGCTTATGATTACACGATGGCGCGCTTGCTGGATGAGGCTGGGGTGGATGTGCTGCTGGTAGGCGATTCGGCGGCCAATGTAATGGCTGGTTATGAAACCACTTTGCCGATCACACTCGATCAGATGATTTACCATGCCGCATCGGTGGTGCGGGCAGCCAAACGCAGTCTTGTGGTGGTGGATTTGCCATTTGGTTCCTATCAGGAAGATGCCCGTCAGGCTTTGCATTCGGCTGTGCGTATCATGAAGGAGACCGGCGCACATGGTGTAAAGCTGGAAGGAGGTGAGCCGGTGATAGAAGCTGTCAGTCGCATAGTATCGGCAGGCATACCGGTGATGGGGCATCTGGGGCTTACGCCGCAATCCATCTATCAGTTTGGCACCTATGCTGTGCGTGCGGTGGAGGAAAAGGAAGCTGAACGATTGCTGCAGGATGCACGCTTGCTGGAGGAGGCAGGATGCTTTGCCCTGGTGCTGGAAAAGATTCCTGCAGCATTGGCTGGGCAGGTAACGGCGGCTTTGCGTATCCCGGTGATCGGTATCGGTGCAGGCCGAAATGTGGATGGACAGGTGCTGGTGGTGCACGACATGCTGGGCATGAATCAGGCTTTCAAACCTCGCTTTCTGCGTCAGTACGCCAATCTGCAGCAAATCATACAGGATGCGGTTCGCCATTATGTGGCTGATGTGAAAGAACAGAAATTTCCCGGAGAGCATGAACAATATTGA